In Parasegetibacter sp. NRK P23, a single genomic region encodes these proteins:
- a CDS encoding SusD/RagB family nutrient-binding outer membrane lipoprotein, with protein MKKINRYILLPVSLFFLASCDKEFEEINTNPYALTTIEPALLFTNVQRLTHPGFWEGEQTIVQQFVNAYNTGATAGFNFNEDNNNFNVPRWNDNYPNSIKLIEQILSLVKDNPDKVNLYNQTRLWKSYIYMTLVDTYGDVPYSQAGKAFLEATFYPKYDKDEVIYEALYNEIKSAVAALDGTKAGVKEDLLYGSESATDQATKWKRFGNSLLLRMGMRYSKIDANKARSIVQEAYNAGLMQTNADNAKIRFTSVYVNQLNNGPRATNPYFYYLAEPFVNRMKNFSDPRLKYIAGKYADPNQALALTPDTTMAAQFGFPVGYDQTSVLNYPGYRGTNGTGQNYSQLNFSVFGSATAPVFYVTNAQTKLLLAEAAQRGWLTGLSGALTAQQYYEAGVKASMDEYSLYPNVPAVAIPESAQNSYLTMPGVAWNAGNALELINTQYWIASLGNGAEGFANFRRSGFPTLTPNGYNNNLQGGFARRFAYPNEESARNNANYQEAVTSMGGQDNLTTRIFWDN; from the coding sequence ATGAAAAAGATCAACCGATATATATTATTGCCCGTCTCGTTATTTTTCCTCGCCAGCTGCGACAAGGAATTCGAGGAGATCAACACCAATCCTTATGCGCTGACTACCATTGAACCGGCTTTACTGTTCACCAACGTACAAAGGCTTACCCATCCCGGATTCTGGGAAGGAGAGCAAACCATTGTACAGCAGTTTGTGAATGCTTACAACACCGGGGCCACCGCGGGATTCAACTTCAATGAAGACAACAACAACTTCAATGTGCCCCGCTGGAACGACAACTACCCCAACTCCATCAAACTGATTGAACAGATACTCAGTTTAGTGAAAGACAATCCGGACAAAGTAAACCTGTACAACCAGACACGCCTCTGGAAATCCTATATCTACATGACGCTGGTGGATACTTATGGTGATGTACCCTATTCACAAGCAGGTAAAGCCTTCCTCGAAGCGACCTTCTACCCCAAGTATGATAAGGACGAAGTCATCTACGAAGCACTGTACAATGAAATCAAATCCGCAGTTGCGGCGCTGGATGGTACCAAGGCAGGTGTTAAGGAAGACCTTTTGTATGGAAGCGAGTCTGCCACCGACCAGGCCACCAAATGGAAAAGGTTTGGCAACTCCTTACTGCTCCGGATGGGCATGCGCTACTCGAAGATCGACGCGAACAAAGCCCGCAGCATCGTGCAGGAGGCCTACAATGCCGGCCTGATGCAGACCAACGCGGACAACGCTAAGATCAGGTTCACCTCCGTGTATGTGAACCAGCTCAACAATGGTCCGCGCGCCACGAACCCTTATTTCTATTACCTCGCGGAACCTTTCGTGAACAGGATGAAAAACTTCAGCGACCCGCGCCTCAAGTACATCGCAGGAAAATACGCCGACCCCAACCAGGCGCTGGCGCTCACTCCAGACACCACGATGGCCGCGCAGTTCGGCTTCCCCGTAGGCTACGACCAAACCAGCGTACTCAATTATCCTGGTTACAGAGGCACTAACGGTACAGGACAAAACTATTCGCAACTTAATTTCTCCGTATTCGGCAGCGCCACGGCACCGGTTTTCTATGTTACGAACGCGCAAACAAAATTGCTGCTCGCGGAGGCCGCCCAAAGAGGATGGTTAACGGGACTTTCAGGCGCGCTTACCGCGCAGCAATACTATGAGGCGGGGGTAAAAGCATCCATGGATGAATATTCCCTCTATCCCAACGTGCCGGCGGTGGCCATACCAGAATCCGCACAGAATAGTTACCTCACTATGCCGGGCGTGGCCTGGAACGCGGGCAACGCGCTGGAACTCATTAATACGCAATACTGGATCGCGAGCCTGGGCAATGGCGCCGAAGGATTCGCCAACTTCAGGAGAAGCGGCTTCCCTACACTTACCCCAAACGGTTACAACAACAACCTTCAGGGAGGCTTCGCGAGAAGATTCGCCTATCCCAACGAAGAATCGGCCAGGAACAACGCCAATTACCAGGAAGCCGTAACCAGCATGGGCGGACAAGATAATCTTACTACCAGGATATTCTGGGACAACTAA
- a CDS encoding SusC/RagA family TonB-linked outer membrane protein yields the protein MNVHLPLRLKPGFYRLFISTLFFFTVHAASAQRVTGTVTDEKNQPLNGATVSAKGTSNATTTDASGNFSLNAGGSNIIVVSNVGYGTQEITLNGRTTLSVTMYRAEGNNLDMVVVTALGIKRESKKLGYSAETVRVNEMQQNRTINMMGALEGKVAGLDISPPSSGAGASTKIRLRGQSAFNGANNAPLIVINGLPMDQGARGASGNASIDLGDNMQQINPDDIESMTVLKGATAAALYGSRAANGAIIITTKNGAKNTGLGVEFISNYTRDEVLDFTDYQMEYGQGQAGVRPTTQGQAITTGQFGWGAKLDGAPTIQFDGVMRPYVAHPNRIKEFFRTGTTFTNTIAFSGGNATSSFRASYSNQEAKGIAPNNTYYKRIFNLGVNHSISDKLNVMLNMNYTNEENKNPPQVGVQGAGSPNFLNRIANSIGLDVLKEKAVAPNGTETQTSGFQTTLFNPYFLMPRQFIINKRDRLLGTATIKYDFTKWLYLQGRMNMDYGVSFLEQNFPTGVGTSTPLNQAGTGFNGTYSANTSTNRQINADFLLGGNHQFGDFSIDLSVGGNIYTNYSRTFNQSVLDFVVRDLYSFENGLNKSDPNNPTNFTVYRERVNSLYGFAEFGYKNLLYLNVTGRNDWFTVLNPANNNYFYPSFSGSFIFSELLKSQTWLNYGKLRASYADVGSANGINAFTGVLAYGILPNQFNGMSLGTIANGSSPNPLLRPFSVREKEIGIELKMFGNRVNLDVAAYDKQTRDQILTVEISNASGYTGTPLNLGSLQNRGVEFMLEVIPVKNKDFTWSSSFNTATNSTEVLALAPNTNRLIVASFGGNEFLGSLVYEVGKPLNQLAAKTYLRNAKGEIVLNNNGRLQASTGPDVLFGSALPKFTGGWNNVFRYKKLSMLVHFDYKAGGKVISSTALNGLRQGHTKKSLVGREGGVIFPGVKGDGSPNTTAVDPQLFYTDYRNLQIADPFVFKSDFIKLRNITISYDFTQLVSNKLKFVKGLSLSASCRNVAIIKKYIDDLDPEAFASSGDSRVGYEQTTLPTTRNYGVNLNVKF from the coding sequence ATGAATGTACATCTGCCGCTCAGGCTTAAGCCTGGCTTTTACAGGCTGTTCATTTCCACCCTCTTTTTTTTCACCGTACATGCCGCGAGCGCTCAAAGAGTAACCGGTACCGTTACCGATGAAAAGAACCAACCGCTCAATGGCGCCACTGTTTCCGCCAAAGGCACTTCCAACGCCACCACCACCGACGCTTCCGGCAACTTCAGCCTCAATGCCGGAGGAAGCAACATTATCGTAGTCAGTAATGTCGGCTACGGCACGCAGGAAATAACCCTGAATGGAAGAACAACGTTGTCCGTTACCATGTACCGCGCCGAAGGCAACAACCTGGACATGGTGGTGGTAACGGCCCTGGGTATCAAAAGGGAATCCAAAAAACTGGGTTATTCCGCGGAAACCGTCAGGGTGAACGAAATGCAACAGAACCGCACCATCAACATGATGGGCGCACTGGAAGGAAAGGTGGCCGGCCTGGATATTTCACCACCCAGTTCCGGCGCGGGCGCCAGCACCAAGATTCGCCTACGCGGGCAGTCCGCCTTTAACGGCGCCAACAACGCCCCGCTCATCGTCATTAACGGTTTACCGATGGACCAGGGCGCAAGGGGCGCCTCAGGCAACGCTTCTATTGACCTGGGCGACAACATGCAACAGATCAACCCCGACGATATCGAAAGTATGACCGTACTGAAAGGTGCTACCGCCGCCGCGCTTTACGGCTCAAGGGCCGCCAACGGGGCCATTATCATCACCACCAAGAACGGAGCGAAGAATACCGGCCTGGGCGTGGAGTTCATCTCCAATTATACCCGTGATGAAGTACTTGATTTCACCGATTACCAGATGGAATATGGTCAGGGACAGGCTGGGGTAAGGCCCACTACACAAGGCCAGGCCATCACTACCGGACAATTCGGCTGGGGCGCGAAACTGGACGGCGCACCCACCATACAGTTCGATGGTGTAATGCGCCCTTACGTGGCGCATCCCAACAGGATCAAAGAATTTTTCCGCACGGGCACCACCTTCACCAACACCATCGCGTTTTCCGGCGGCAACGCCACCAGCAGCTTCCGGGCCTCCTATTCCAACCAGGAAGCAAAAGGCATTGCCCCCAACAACACCTATTACAAAAGGATTTTCAACCTCGGCGTAAACCACAGCATATCCGATAAGCTGAACGTTATGCTGAACATGAATTACACCAACGAAGAGAATAAAAACCCGCCGCAGGTGGGCGTACAGGGTGCCGGATCCCCCAACTTCCTTAACCGGATCGCCAATTCGATTGGCCTGGATGTATTGAAAGAAAAAGCAGTGGCCCCGAATGGAACGGAAACACAAACCTCCGGTTTCCAGACCACCCTTTTCAATCCCTACTTCCTGATGCCAAGACAATTCATCATCAACAAAAGGGACCGCCTGCTGGGCACGGCTACCATCAAATACGACTTCACCAAATGGCTGTACCTGCAAGGCCGGATGAATATGGACTACGGCGTTTCTTTCCTGGAACAGAATTTCCCCACCGGCGTAGGTACCTCTACACCGCTTAACCAGGCAGGCACCGGCTTTAACGGCACCTACAGCGCCAACACTTCCACCAACAGGCAGATCAATGCCGATTTCCTGCTGGGCGGCAACCACCAGTTCGGAGATTTCTCGATTGACCTGAGTGTGGGCGGCAACATCTACACCAACTATAGCCGTACTTTTAACCAAAGCGTACTGGACTTCGTAGTGAGAGACCTTTATTCCTTTGAGAACGGTCTCAACAAATCCGATCCCAATAACCCCACCAACTTTACGGTGTACCGGGAAAGGGTGAACTCCCTGTATGGGTTCGCGGAGTTTGGCTATAAAAACCTGCTGTATCTTAACGTGACCGGGCGCAACGACTGGTTCACGGTACTGAATCCGGCCAACAACAACTACTTCTACCCCTCCTTCAGCGGCAGCTTTATCTTTTCCGAACTGCTGAAAAGCCAGACCTGGCTCAACTATGGTAAACTGCGCGCCTCTTACGCGGATGTGGGCAGCGCAAACGGCATCAACGCGTTCACAGGCGTGCTCGCTTACGGTATCCTCCCCAACCAGTTCAACGGCATGAGTCTGGGCACTATCGCCAACGGATCAAGCCCCAACCCCCTGCTGCGCCCATTTAGCGTACGTGAAAAAGAGATCGGCATTGAACTGAAAATGTTCGGCAACAGGGTGAACCTGGATGTGGCCGCCTACGACAAACAAACCAGGGACCAGATTCTTACCGTTGAAATCTCCAATGCTTCCGGGTACACCGGCACGCCGCTGAACCTCGGTTCCCTTCAAAACAGGGGCGTAGAATTCATGCTGGAAGTGATCCCGGTAAAAAACAAAGATTTCACCTGGAGCAGTTCCTTCAATACCGCGACCAACAGCACCGAAGTACTCGCATTGGCGCCGAACACCAACAGGCTGATCGTGGCTTCTTTCGGCGGGAACGAGTTCCTTGGCTCACTCGTGTATGAAGTAGGCAAACCATTGAACCAGTTGGCCGCGAAAACATACCTCCGCAACGCGAAAGGAGAAATTGTGCTGAACAACAATGGCCGTCTGCAAGCCAGCACTGGGCCCGATGTACTTTTCGGCAGCGCGCTGCCTAAATTCACCGGCGGATGGAACAACGTGTTCCGGTACAAAAAACTGAGCATGCTGGTGCACTTCGATTACAAAGCGGGTGGTAAAGTAATTTCTTCCACCGCACTCAACGGGCTGCGCCAGGGCCATACCAAAAAATCACTCGTGGGCCGCGAGGGCGGCGTTATATTCCCCGGCGTGAAAGGCGACGGCTCCCCCAATACTACGGCGGTGGACCCCCAGCTTTTCTACACCGATTACCGCAACCTCCAGATCGCCGATCCTTTCGTTTTCAAATCAGACTTCATAAAACTGAGGAACATCACGATCTCCTACGACTTCACCCAACTGGTAAGCAACAAACTGAAATTCGTGAAGGGACTGTCGCTCTCCGCTTCCTGCCGGAACGTGGCCATCATCAAGAAATACATCGATGACCTCGATCCTGAAGCATTCGCCTCTTCCGGCGACAGCCGCGTGGGCTACGAACAAACCACACTGCCCACCACACGCAACTATGGAGTGAACCTAAATGTGAAGTTCTAA